In the genome of Camelus bactrianus isolate YW-2024 breed Bactrian camel chromosome 18, ASM4877302v1, whole genome shotgun sequence, the window AGAGAAGAACCCATTTTATATGCTACTCAGCAGATCAGATGGCCTGTATTGTTCTGTAGccagcttttttcacttaatgcaTCCTAGCCACCTTCCCAAGTCAGTACTTAGAGGTTCGCCCTCTCTCAGGCTCCAGCAAACCAGCACCTGGGGTGGAGGTTTGTCCAGCTTCGCTCTTGCACTCACAGGGGTCTCTCTAGGGCAGACGCCACACTGCACCTTTCACAAATGTGAAACCTTAACAGAATCTGCCAGACTGTCCTCCTAAATGGTTGTGCCCCCTCCCTTCCAGGTGCGCTCCAAGGAGGATGGCCGGCTCTATGCAGTGAAGCGTTCCATGTCACCATTCCGGGGCCACAAGGACCGGGCCCGCAAGCTGGCTGAGGTTGGCGGCCATGAGAAGGTGGGGCAGCACCCGCGCTGCGTGCGGCTGGAGCAAGCCTGGGAGGAGGGCGGCCTCCTGTACCTGCAGACAGAGCTGTGCGGGCCCAGCCTGCAGCAGCACTGTGAGGCCTGGGGGGCCGGCCTGCCTGAGGCCCAGGTCTGGGGTTACCTGCGGGACACCCTGCTCGCCCTGGCCCACCTACATGGCCAGGGCCTGGTCCACCTTGATGTCAAGCCTGCCAACATCTTCCTGGGGCCCCGGGGCCGCTGCaagctgggtgactttgggctGCTGGTGGAGTTGGGTGCATCCGAAACTAGCGAGGCCCAGGAAGGAGACCCCCGCTACATGGCCCCTGAGCTGCTTCAAGGCTCTTATGGGACAGCGGCCGACGTGTTCAGGTAAGGGTGGGGATGTGGGAGGCCTGCCCTGGTGGCTGGGGGTGTGGTCAGCAGGGTGAACACCATCCTAGCCCCAAGGCATGAAGACCTGGCCTCAGGACAGGAGACACATCCCCAAGGGGGTCAAGGTCCCGCCCCCTAGTCTAGGGGGCTCTGAAGAGTTAGGCTGTCTAAGCAATGAACCCTCTGGAACCAGTTTACGGGATTCACCCATGTCCTTACCACACCTCCATGGGAGGGACTATTATTACTTCATTGACAAGGAATGGGCACAGCAGATTAAGAGACTTTCCCCAAGTCCACAGCTAGCAGGTGGTGAAGCGGGGACTGGACCAGGCGCTGGGTTCCACAGTCTACTCTGGTAACCACTGCTCTGCCTCGAATGTATCCAATCATGTCAACAGAATGAATGATGAGAGCATCACTGTTAACCACAGCCACCAGAGTGCCAGtcctgtggtggtggtggtggtggtgatgagggTGCTAGGAGGACTCACTACAGTGGTCCATGCTCCATGATGTGGTCCATGTCCTTAGCCCTGAAGAGACCTTCTCAGGGCCCCCAGCCCCCGCTTCCCCACCTCACCGGCTCATGGCAGAAGACAGAAGCCCTTTCCCACTCTCTTCCTGGGGGCAGCCTAGGGCTCTGGATTCTATGTCTCAAGGCCAACCGTACCCTTCTCTGTCCCTGTGCCTCCCAGTCTGGGCCTCACCATCTTGGAAGTGGCATGCAACATGGAGCTGCCGCATGGCGGGGAGGGCTGGCAGCAGCTGCGCCAGGGCTACCTGCCCCCGGAGTTCACTGCTGGTGAGTGGGGGACACATTGTAGAGAATGGCTGGCAGTGGGGAACCATGGGGCTCGAGGGCCTGTCACTCCTAATGTGGCCCTGCTCCATGGATAGGCCTGTCTTCTGAGCTGCGTTCTGTCCTCACCATGATGCTGGAACCTGACCCCAAGCTGCGGGCCACGGCCGAGGCCCTGTTGGCCCTGCCCATGCTCAGGCAGCCGCGGCCCTGGAGCGTCCTGTGGTACATGGCTGCCGAAGCCCTCAGTCGAGGGTGGGCCCTGTGGCAGGTAGGCTGGTGAAGGGGATGGGCAGTCCTGCTCTGCTGTCTGGCCCCAGGGTCTGCCCAGCCTCCCTCATGCCCCTGTCCCCACAGGCCCTGCTGGCCCTGCTGTGCTGGCTCTGGCATGGGCTGGCTCACCCTTCCAGCTGGCTGCAGCCCCCTGGTCCGCCGGCCACCCCGCCTGGCTCGCCACCCTgcagcctcctcctggacagCAGCCTCTCCAGCAACTGGGATGATGACAGCACAGGGTGGGTGAGAGCTCGGGACAGACGGCTGTGGGGGGGCTGTCATTGGGGGCCAAACCCCACACTTGAGGCCCAGCCAGAAGCCCAGGGGTATTAGTGGTGAAGCGGGACACCTCCCACAATCCTGGCCCCCGTCAAACCCCAGGAAGGGAACCAAGGCTGGGGGTGGTGCAGCTGTTCCTTCTCAGCTCAATGAATGGGGCGGGGTCTGTACAGAGTCCAGCGGGGCTGGCAACCTCACACTTGGGGCGCTGCCATGCTAGGGAGCCATGGTCCTGCTGGGAAAGGCAGGCAGTGCAGCCCCCGCCCCCGTAGAGGCTGCCAGTACACAAGGACAAGGCATTATCCTTCCTCTCCCAGGACAAAGCCCCCAGAGCCTGGCAAGCCCTGCGCTGGGAGGAATTCCTTAGTCCCAGGTGCCTGGTGGCCAAGCAAGAGGCTGTAATTAAGAAACTACTGCAAAGGAAAACCACACGCTAGGGGCTGACAGTTCTCAGGAGGGATTACACCATTACCTCCTTCCTTATGAAATGTTACCCCATCACCAGGGGGACACTTCAGAGCAGACTCGAAGTGCCAGAGAAGCTTCATTTACTACAAGGTCATTTCAAAGCCAGTTCAGGCAGAGCCCGTGTATTTCAAAAAGGGCCTCTGAGTGTGGTCAGGTGGACTTTAGAAGTTGTCAAAGTGCTTCTTTGAAAATACACCACACTTCCATTGTCTGAGACATGGCCTCCCACCCCGGGGACAGGGCTAGTCTTGCTGCTCCCACCCAGCTGTGGCCTCCTCTCCAGGCCCTCCCTACCCACTCCAGCCTACCCCCGACACCTTGCTGGTCTTGCCCATCCTGTGTAGGCCCGCGCTCTCTCCAGAGGCCATCCTGGCTAGGGCCTCCGGGAGCACCTCCACCCCCTGCAGTGGCTCCCCTGCCCCCCGGAGCAGGTACACGCTGAGGTGAGCGGACCCagggtcctgggggtgggagggcagctcTCAGATCTTGGGAGtcacttctctcttttctccctcctgccccagggatgCTCTGGATCTAAGTGACATTGACTCAGAGCCCCCTCGGGGCACCTTCCCCTCCTTTGAGCCTCGGAACCTCCTCAGCCTGTTTGAGGATTCACTGGGCCCAGCCTGAGCCTGTGGGCTCAAGCTCGGCACTTTTAACCTTTTagctcctcccctccatcctcctgGAGGTTGGGGTCCCTCTGGAAAGTGGGTCCCTTCTGCCTGGCCATGTCTAATAAAAGGTATTTGAATCTCGGGAGCACCCCAGCTCACTTGCATGGCAACCAGCACTTCCTGCCCCTTTTATTGACATCGCCCAGGATCTGAGGCCCCTGGGGATGGGTTGAGGCTGAGCTCTCCtgcaagccccccagccccaggcccacagACTGGAGCTGGGAGCCCCACATGGTGTGGAGCAGAGATTTCTTGAGCAGGTATGTCCCTGGTAGGCAGGTCAAGCTGTCAAAGAGGAGGGTGGGCCCTTAGCTCAGCAGGGACTGGGTCCAGGGCCACTcagctctctgtgtctctgtgccagTTGCCTGGAAAAAGCATCAGCAGCCGCCCTCCTGCCCCTCGATCCTGAGATAAGAGCCTTATCTCTTATCTCAGGATAAGAGATAAGTCCTGTTGCCCAGACCCCTCACTCCACAGTCTCTGGGCAGAAGGGAGAACAGGGAGGCAAGCCTTGGGCTGCTGGGAGGGCTGGTATGCTGGGCCGAAAGACAGAGGGCATGAAGCATGGGCCAGACGCTGGGCCAGGGACCCATGAGGTACCTTATCTGAGGGTCCCAGGAGGGGCCGGGGGGGTGATGGCTCTGGGCTGGCAGGATCCCAACTCACAgagggtaaactgaggcccagagaaaggaAGCTGGAAATCTAAGGTGTGAGGAGGAGAAGAGGCTAGTCCACAGGCAAGAATGGGTAAACAGATGAGGGATCCCTGTTGGGAAGTCCTGTTTGCTGGAAGCATCCAGGGAGCCAGGCCCTCgcagagcagcaggaggagggaagCATGGTGCTCTTGGCCCTGGAAGACTGGGCCGGCCCGCATGGCAGGCAGGAGGTGACTCAATCCGGGGGGCAGGCGTGGTGGGCGGCCCAGAGCAGGTCAGGCACGACGCCAGCATGCAGCTGGAGGATGGAGCCCACGCTGAGCAGGTGCATGATCTGGTGTGAGTTACCCCAGTAGTCGAAGCGGCCAGGTCCCCAGCGCTCTGGCAGGCGGGCCACGTTCACCAGGCCCCCGAGTAGTGCCAGTGCATCCATGCGCAGGTAGCAGAGGAGGGAGCCTGGAGCCCCCGAGCCCAGCCCCATTCCCCGGGCCCCAAACACCAGGAGGCGGGCACCAGCCTGCCAGCCAAAGGCGCGGAGCCGGGCACCAGTGGAAGGGGCGGTGAGGGCCCGCCAGCCAGTCACACCCGACAACACGGTGTAGCCTACCAGGGCAGCTGGGCGCAGCCAGGGCCTGCAGGCCAGGGTGCAGTGGATGATGGGCAGGGCCCCTgcacagaggagagaggcaggagagggcacATCAGTCTGGGGGCCACTtgccccccttttttttcctttcagtttaatCGATACCTGCCCTTTCTAAGGCTCATGTGAGTTTACCCGAACCCCCAGCTCCCGTCCTTcgagcctcccacccccaccccatcccttggCTCACCGAGAGTGTTGACGAGGCAGACCCCACACATATCCAGAGCAAGGAGCCGGGTGTACACAGGGCTGCCCCCTTTGTGGCACATGAAGAGGTGATAGAGCACAGAGCCAGCAGGGGGTGCCAGGCAGGCCACACAGTGTGTGCCCCCCAGCCAGCCATCCTTGCCCAGCTGACCCCAGGGCATGGTCATGGGCAGCAGCACCAGGAAGCCCAGCAGGGccagccctgggggagggagacagTTTTCCATCAGACAGCTTCAGCATTGAGGACAAGTCATGTCCTCAATGAGTCCACAGTCTAGAGATAACATGAGAGGAATGAAAGCAAGACAGGCCCTGGCAAGGCTGTTGGTTGGCAGGCCCTGGGCTTTCAGTAACTTTATTTAGCAGAGCTCACAATAGTTCTGGGAAGTAGAGACCattttatccccactttacaggtgaggaaatgccCCCAGGTGACCCCAGTAAGTAAGCAATGGAAGGAGGACACAGCCCGGGCAGCCTGACTCCCATGCTGCTCTCACCCTCCCAGCCATGCCACCTCCCCAGAAAGCAGGGTGCTCCAACCCCCCAACCTGGCCTCCATGTGTCTGCAGGAGCCAGGAGGCGAGACTTCAAGCTGAGTTCAGAACAAGACATGTGGGCGATGATACCAGAACCCAGGACCACTTAGCTTGCTCCTCCCAACCCGTATGTCCTCTCCTCCCCTTAAGTGACCAGACAAATGGAGGCTGTGGGCCTTTTGGTGTTCCAGAGAGGAGTGAGGCCAGGCAGGGGAGGAGGCTAAAGGGACCTTGTTTGTCTCTTCCCCAGGCACCTTTTCCCAGAGCTCCGTTTCTCCCAACCCAGGCCTCCAGGGCCATTTGTACCCCTTCCTGCTGGCACTCTGGCATTGCCCTCACAGGGGTCAAAGGCTAACAGCAGGCTGAGGCTGTGGGCTGCCCACTCCTGGCATGTCCCCAAGGAGGCAGGTACCAATTCTGGGCCCAGCGCACCCAGGATCCCTTTATCACCACGGGACACGCCAAGGACAGGCAGGGCTGTGTCACCACACCTCCGCAGGGCGTGGAGGAGGGGCCCAGCGCCTGCTAGGGCAGGAAGAAGTTGCCACCAGGTGGAGCCCCGTGCCTGGCCTGCTCCAGGCAGGGGCGGCAGGGCAGCCTGGGCCTGGCTTCTCCTGGGCCCCTTCTTGCCAAAGTCAACACCCATCTCCGGGACGGGTGTTGGGAGGAAGAGGATGCTCAGAGCGCAGGGATTACGAAGGGGCCGGACACCAAGCTCCTTCTGTCCAGGGCTCAGAGGGATTAAGAGGAATAGGTCTCCCACTCTGCTTCCCTCGCCTGCCACGGGGCCCCCCGCCGGGGAAGCGGAAGCAAGCAGCGCAATCCCGGACAATGGCAGCTTTGTCACTGCGGCTCCTGGCTGTGCCAGGGCCCGGGCAGCCCAGGACCTCGGCGCTGGGGCTCTCCTCAGCCTGCGGCCCAGGCAGGGCTGCAGCAGATGTGGGATGCGGGGCGCAGCTCACCGTGCGTGTAGATGTTGCCCAGCTCGTTGTGCATGTAGAAGAGGCTACGCAGGCAGCCGGAGCCGCTACTGGCGGGCCGGTAGCCGGTCAGTACGAACTTGTTGAACTGCAGGTGCGACGGCGAGCTGGACCAGTCCAGCAGGCGCGGCCCGGCTAAGAACGCCATGGCCCAGCCGGGCGCAGTCGGCCCGTGCTTCTCTTGCCCCGAGGCCGCCGCCTCAGTGGGGCTGCGGCCCCCAAAGGCTCACCCCGGCGCCCACCCCCCGCCCAGTGCTCGGTCCGCGCACGCGCTGGCTCGAGGGTCCCGGTCCGCGCCCCTCCCGCGCTGCGCAGGCGCGGGCCCTGCGACCCCGCGTCGGGGTTGAAACTAGGGACGCGCCAGGGCCGAGCGCAGTGAGGCCGGCTCCGCCGGGGCTGGCGCTCCGCAGGGACAGCTAGCAGAGGCGGCAGCGGCCGGTTGTCTCTCCGCAGCTCAGCTGACGGGCGCGGCCGGACGCGAGAGGGGACGCCAGGCTCCGCCCTAGCTTCTCGCCCTGCCATCCCGCCAGTGTTTCACGCTCCGGGCTCCTGACATCGCGGCTGCAAGGGCCAATCCGCAAGGCTGGCGGGGAGGTTCCTCCCTGTGGCCGCCCAGGCCGTCACTCTCTTAGCGTAATATATGCTATCCCAGTCTCATTTGCATGGGGTGCCTGTTGACTTGGGACCCAACGTTGTGGGCCCCACTGGctctgatgcaggaaaatggatgtggggcgtgaggagggctgtgtcccaggtcttggttgaacCCCTGAGaggtgccccaccaagtgtgggtccttggcttcccccagggaagaattcaagtgcaagccacagttgagtaaaggtagatttatttagagagatacacactgcatagagtgtaaggcaagagaaaggcaaggaaagaggtacGGGAATTGGTTGCTCAGGTTAAAGTataagtagatacacactccacagacaatgcaggccgtctccaaagagggGGAAGTGAAAAAAGGGCGCGAGGcctggtgttgccagtttttatgagctcagtagtttcacacgcctacaggtgggacctttccaactaccctggggaagaggctgggattcccaggaactgggccacagcccattctttggccttttgcagttagccttgggactgtcatggcacctgcgggcatgttatttatcacactgttacaatgagcacataatgaagctcaaggtctgttagaagtcaaacctctcaaacctcaaggcctactgggagttgaatcttccactattttggtgttaaattgctgtatcattccttAAATGGCTGTGCCTTgtgcccttccctcctgtctcactctcccctc includes:
- the PKMYT1 gene encoding membrane-associated tyrosine- and threonine-specific cdc2-inhibitory kinase; protein product: MPVPTEGTPPPLSGTPVPVPAYFRHAEPGFSLKRPGGLSRSLPPRPPAKGSIPVSRLFPPRTPGWHQPQPRRVSFRGKTSEPLQSPVYDPSRPESFFQQSFHRLGRLGHGSYGEVFKVRSKEDGRLYAVKRSMSPFRGHKDRARKLAEVGGHEKVGQHPRCVRLEQAWEEGGLLYLQTELCGPSLQQHCEAWGAGLPEAQVWGYLRDTLLALAHLHGQGLVHLDVKPANIFLGPRGRCKLGDFGLLVELGASETSEAQEGDPRYMAPELLQGSYGTAADVFSLGLTILEVACNMELPHGGEGWQQLRQGYLPPEFTAGLSSELRSVLTMMLEPDPKLRATAEALLALPMLRQPRPWSVLWYMAAEALSRGWALWQALLALLCWLWHGLAHPSSWLQPPGPPATPPGSPPCSLLLDSSLSSNWDDDSTGPALSPEAILARASGSTSTPCSGSPAPRSRYTLRDALDLSDIDSEPPRGTFPSFEPRNLLSLFEDSLGPA
- the PAQR4 gene encoding progestin and adipoQ receptor family member 4, with the translated sequence MAFLAGPRLLDWSSSPSHLQFNKFVLTGYRPASSGSGCLRSLFYMHNELGNIYTHGLALLGFLVLLPMTMPWGQLGKDGWLGGTHCVACLAPPAGSVLYHLFMCHKGGSPVYTRLLALDMCGVCLVNTLGALPIIHCTLACRPWLRPAALVGYTVLSGVTGWRALTAPSTGARLRAFGWQAGARLLVFGARGMGLGSGAPGSLLCYLRMDALALLGGLVNVARLPERWGPGRFDYWGNSHQIMHLLSVGSILQLHAGVVPDLLWAAHHACPPD